One part of the Cyprinus carpio isolate SPL01 chromosome B12, ASM1834038v1, whole genome shotgun sequence genome encodes these proteins:
- the LOC109080922 gene encoding uncharacterized protein LOC109080922: MSNNKKSPMTKFYSEPAVEELYTGYLVKSPPLTALTKNTKSWKNRFFVLSKMGENTYQLTYHVNEKRDKPLGAIDISKISLLFTSPETHQKWDWVKKQSKGSPSSVLFLKVEDETLKQSREYFLIGKNSADVDGWLNALINAMKTQKSPNKLPHTDDTQDKRSRSKTLPENCPEPNGEDQPVDRWSAFELTSPPQYNHYDYPRKLSEPPIPVTCKIPVIEEKDEMDGKQDEPPEDNGEYMTMGSVQRVRDDQQEDDMACKEKNEVQRHSNQKSLADFTENCASTESDNSETQTHVEKEICGSQNSLILTQEGAKPCMSECHQIQDLRGDQSLPPDTVQQIQKCIKSLSKDEVKLLIQRLPDLTLKPAHLTEDTKQNLMQNFSSLSK, translated from the exons ATGTCCAACAACAAGAAATCCC CAATGACTAAATTTTACAGTGAACCAGCAGTGGAGGAATTGTACACTGGATACCTGGTCAAGTCCCCCCCTCTAACAGCCCTGACTAAAAACACT AAATCATGGAAGAATCGTTTCTTTGTGCTCTCAAAGATGGGTGAGAACACCTACCAGCTGACATATCATGTAAACGAAAAGAGAGACAAACCTTTAGGAGCGATAGACATTTCTAA GATCAGCTTGCTGTTCACTAGCCCTGAGACACATCAGAAGTGGGACTGGGTCAAGAAACAATCAAAGGGCTCTCCATCCTCTGTGCTGTTCTTGAAGGTGGAAGACGAGACACTTAAACAATCTAGAGAATATTTCCTCATTGGAAAAAACAG TGCTGACGTGGATGGTTGGCTCAATGCATTAATCAACGCAATGAAGACCCAGAAATCACCAAATAAACTGCCCCACACAGACGATACTCAG GACAAGAGATCTAGATCAAAGACTCTACCTGAGAACTGTCCAGAACCAAACGGTGAAGATCAGCCTGTTGACAGATGGTCAGCATTTGAATTAACTTCTCCGCCACAATACAATCATTATGACTATCCTCGCAAGCTCAGCGAACCTCCAATACCAGTAACATGCAAG ATTCCAGTTATTGAGGAAAAAGATGAGATGGATGGGAAGCAGGATGAACCTCCAGAGGACAACGGTGAATACATGACCATGGGATCAGT GCAAAGGGTGAGAGATGACCAACAGGAGGATGATATGGCATGCAAAGAGAAAAA TGAAGTTCAAAGGCATTCTAATCAGAAGTCTCTTGCTGACTTCACTGAAAACTGTGCCTCTACCGAGTCAGACAACAG TGAAACGCAAACACATGTTGAGAAGGAGATCTGTGGTAGTCAAAACAGTCTGATCTTGACACAAGAAGGCGCCAAACCATG TATGTCTGAGTGTCATCAGATTCAGGATTTAAGGGGGGATCAGAGCCTGCCCCCAGACACAGTACAACAGATTCAGAAATGCATAAAAAGTCTAAGCAAGGATGAG GTAAAACTCCTAATTCAGCGGCTTCCAGACCTCACTCTGAAACCTGCCCATCTCACTGAGGacacaaaacaaaatctaatgCAAAATTTTTCATCACTATCGAAATAA
- the LOC109099277 gene encoding uncharacterized protein LOC109099277, with translation MSNNKKKPTATSIFYNEPAMVEELYTGYLVKSPPLTAVTKNTLSQKSWKRRFFELSKTGEDSYQLTYYANNERRDKPSGEIDLSNDDVDGLLNALVKAMKTQKSRNTLQDSKIRSASEPIKSLEPKVEDEPDDRQSAPELMLTYPSLYSQNDYPRKLSDPPLPVALKIPIIEDEDDEDEMQDESAEDNEYMSMASFETHTHVEKEICISQNDLKNSLILTQEGGKPCVSDCRKIQDSCLFHKGDQILAFNDLLIDTVEEIQTYVRRLSKDEVKLTIRRLIGSQPLHSESCAS, from the exons ATGtccaacaacaaaaagaaaccaA CAGCAACTTCAATATTTTACAATGAACCAGCGATGGTGGAGGAATTGTACACTGGATACCTGGTCAAGTCCCCCCCTCTAACAGCCGTGACTAAAAACACT CTGTCACAGAAATCATGGAAGCGTCGTTTCTTTGAGCTCTCCAAGACAGGGGAAGACTCCTACCAGCTGACATATTATGCAAATAATGAAAGGAGAGACAAGCCTTCGGGAGAGATAGACCTTTCTAA tGATGATGTGGATGGTTTGCTCAATGCCTTAGTCAAGGCAATGAAGACCCAGAAATCAAGAAATACCCTTCAG GACAGCAAAATTAGATCAGCATCTGAACCTATAAAGAGTTTAGAACCAAAGGTTGAGGATGAGCCTGATGACAGACAGTCAGCACCTGAATTAATGCTAACTTACCCATCACTGTACAGCCAAAATGACTATCCTCGCAAGCTCAGCGATCCTCCACTACCAGTAGCGCTCAAG ATTCCAATTattgaggatgaagatgatgaggacGAGATGCAGGATGAATCTGCAGAAGACAATGAATACATGTCCATGGCATCATT TGAAACGCACACACATGTTGAGAAGGAGATCTGCATTAGTcaaaatgatctgaaaaacaGTCTGATTTTGACACAAGAAGGCGGAAAACCATG TGTCTCTGACTGTCGGAAGATTCAGGACTCGTGTCTCTTCCATAAGGGGGACCAGATCCTGGCCTTCAATGACCTGCTTATAGACACAGTAGAAGAGATACAGACATACGTAAGAAGACTAAGCAAGGATGAG GTAAAACTCACTATTCGGCGGCTCATAGGATCCCAGCCTCTGCACTCTGAATCCTGTGCATCATAA